A region of Myxococcus stipitatus DSM 14675 DNA encodes the following proteins:
- a CDS encoding TonB family protein: protein MLRSRSLPLVVLLSLAVAPLALAAAGPQLQAFFSPELKSTAYQQRVYAQVAGKWKQPGKKGLPAVGGKTVVQAVLGRDGKLLSAVVTTESGSKSWDAAALSAVQKAAPFAPLPKDYSLATLDAHFHVAWVSSP from the coding sequence ATGCTCCGTTCCCGCTCGCTGCCCCTGGTCGTCCTGCTCTCGCTGGCCGTGGCCCCCCTGGCGCTGGCCGCCGCGGGGCCCCAGCTCCAGGCCTTCTTCTCGCCCGAGCTGAAGAGCACCGCGTACCAGCAGCGCGTCTACGCGCAGGTCGCCGGCAAGTGGAAGCAGCCCGGGAAGAAGGGGTTGCCGGCCGTGGGGGGAAAGACGGTGGTCCAGGCGGTGCTGGGCCGCGACGGCAAGCTCCTCTCGGCGGTGGTGACGACGGAGTCCGGCTCCAAGAGCTGGGACGCGGCGGCGCTGTCCGCCGTGCAGAAGGCCGCGCCCTTCGCGCCACTGCCCAAGGACTATTCCCTGGCCACGCTGGACGCGCACTTTCACGTCGCGTGGGTGTCCTCTCCCTGA
- the deoD gene encoding purine-nucleoside phosphorylase → MATPHISAAPGDFADVVLMPGDPLRARYISERFLTDARGVTSVRNMFGFTGTYQGRRVSVMGHGMGVPSISIYATELIKVYGSKVLIRVGSCGALRTDVKLRDVIVATGAGTDSKVNRMRLMGHDFPAVADFQLARWAMESAERRGKSVRAGSVFTSDLFYHPQEELNSVLEKMGVLAIEMEVAGLYGVAAEFGARALALLTVSDHLKSGEALSPQDRQTSFDEMIELALDVALKVPATTP, encoded by the coding sequence ATGGCAACCCCTCATATCTCCGCCGCACCCGGCGACTTCGCCGACGTGGTGCTGATGCCCGGTGACCCCCTCCGGGCTCGCTACATCTCCGAGCGCTTCCTGACCGACGCCCGCGGCGTCACGTCCGTGCGCAACATGTTTGGTTTCACCGGCACCTATCAGGGGCGCCGGGTGTCGGTGATGGGCCATGGCATGGGCGTGCCGTCCATCTCCATCTACGCAACCGAGCTCATCAAGGTCTACGGCTCGAAGGTGCTCATCCGCGTGGGGAGCTGCGGCGCGCTTCGCACGGACGTGAAGCTGCGGGATGTCATCGTGGCCACCGGTGCGGGCACGGACTCGAAGGTGAACCGGATGCGGCTGATGGGGCACGACTTCCCGGCCGTGGCGGACTTCCAGCTCGCGCGGTGGGCCATGGAGTCGGCCGAGCGTCGCGGCAAGTCGGTGCGCGCCGGCTCCGTCTTCACCTCGGACCTGTTCTACCACCCGCAGGAGGAGCTCAACTCGGTGCTGGAGAAGATGGGCGTCCTCGCCATCGAGATGGAAGTCGCCGGCCTCTACGGCGTGGCGGCGGAGTTCGGCGCCCGGGCCCTGGCGCTGCTCACCGTGTCGGACCACCTCAAGTCGGGGGAGGCCCTGTCGCCGCAGGACCGGCAGACCTCGTTCGACGAGATGATCGAGCTGGCGCTCGACGTCGCGCTCAAAGTCCCCGCGACGACGCCCTGA
- a CDS encoding penicillin-insensitive murein endopeptidase, with protein sequence MVPPSGGDAALASVRSPGLTAAPEQTAPAPAEAPAAAVPVATVEAPAPGAQAPAADESCALSAEDLEGDDDTSEAGDAEGDVGEGETPVVGGEVPTGPLYTADISDEELARRWKGDVAALGSMAVGFAHSGRLVNGVQFPKGDDWIVVSPEIAWGTQESIDYMVAAIKEVRARYPFAPLLRVNGISNKDGGHKRPHKSHQNGRDVDVGFYYPTVDPIREREREKYINVPLNWALVRAVVTKTDIQLILVDKRVQKVLYDYALSVGEDKAWLDSLFSPVGIIRHARRHRDHFHMRFHNPRAQELGRRVQPLLALQPEHNVTTHRVRSGDTLGGIALRYGSTVTLIRKANRMRNTFLRAGQRLSVPLRGPCTHCPVPPPVVLPSRNLPPEPKAPLVAAAPSAEQSPVASNCVKPAAPVDQATTAAAAASGAVTPASALPAAQPASTLVDSAPPSAAALPIQPAPAAMDVSGAAAPPANIVVPTPAP encoded by the coding sequence ATGGTTCCTCCTTCGGGCGGCGATGCCGCCCTTGCGTCCGTTCGCTCGCCAGGGCTGACGGCGGCGCCCGAGCAGACAGCTCCGGCGCCCGCTGAAGCCCCGGCGGCCGCGGTGCCCGTGGCGACAGTGGAGGCGCCGGCCCCCGGCGCGCAGGCTCCCGCGGCCGACGAGAGCTGCGCGCTGTCCGCGGAGGACCTGGAGGGCGACGACGACACCTCGGAGGCAGGTGACGCCGAGGGCGACGTCGGCGAGGGCGAGACGCCCGTTGTCGGTGGCGAGGTCCCCACGGGGCCGCTGTACACGGCGGACATCTCCGACGAGGAGCTGGCGCGGCGCTGGAAGGGTGACGTCGCGGCGCTGGGCTCCATGGCGGTGGGCTTCGCGCACAGCGGCCGGCTGGTGAATGGCGTGCAGTTCCCCAAGGGCGACGATTGGATTGTCGTCTCGCCCGAGATTGCGTGGGGCACGCAGGAGAGCATCGACTACATGGTGGCCGCCATCAAGGAGGTGCGTGCGCGCTACCCCTTCGCGCCGCTCCTGCGCGTCAACGGCATCAGCAACAAGGACGGCGGCCACAAGCGTCCGCACAAGAGCCACCAGAACGGCCGGGACGTGGACGTCGGCTTCTACTACCCGACGGTGGACCCCATCCGTGAGCGCGAGCGCGAGAAGTACATCAACGTGCCGCTCAACTGGGCGCTGGTCCGCGCCGTGGTGACGAAGACGGACATCCAGCTCATCCTCGTCGACAAGCGCGTGCAGAAGGTGCTGTACGACTACGCGCTGTCGGTGGGCGAGGACAAGGCGTGGCTGGATTCGCTGTTCAGCCCCGTGGGCATCATCCGGCACGCGCGCCGCCACCGGGACCACTTCCACATGCGCTTCCACAATCCGCGCGCCCAGGAGCTGGGGCGGCGGGTGCAGCCGCTCCTGGCGCTCCAGCCCGAGCACAACGTGACGACGCACCGCGTGCGCTCGGGCGACACGCTGGGCGGCATCGCGCTGCGCTACGGGTCGACGGTGACGCTGATTCGCAAGGCGAACCGGATGCGCAACACGTTCCTGCGCGCGGGGCAGCGGCTGTCCGTTCCTCTGCGCGGGCCGTGCACCCACTGCCCGGTGCCGCCGCCCGTGGTGCTGCCGTCGCGCAACCTGCCGCCCGAGCCGAAGGCGCCCCTGGTGGCCGCCGCCCCCAGCGCCGAGCAGTCCCCGGTGGCCTCGAACTGCGTGAAGCCCGCGGCGCCGGTGGACCAGGCCACCACCGCCGCGGCCGCCGCGTCCGGTGCCGTGACGCCGGCCTCCGCGCTCCCCGCTGCTCAGCCCGCGTCGACGCTGGTCGACAGCGCCCCGCCCTCCGCGGCCGCGCTGCCCATCCAACCCGCGCCAGCCGCCATGGACGTGAGCGGGGCCGCCGCGCCGCCAGCGAACATCGTGGTGCCGACTCCTGCTCCGTAG